One window of the Bacillus sp. (in: firmicutes) genome contains the following:
- a CDS encoding amino acid ABC transporter ATP-binding protein, with protein sequence MVQIDGLDKSYNDFKVLNNISLTVHKREVVCLIGASGSGKSTLLRCMNFLEEKDRGDIWIDGDKIEKDTHNLNDIRAQVGMVFQHFHLFPHLSVLENIIEAPIHVLGKKKQQAVKEAEQLLMKVGLIDKKNSYPSVLSGGQKQRVAIARALAMNPKIMLFDEPTSALDPELVGEVLQTMKQLAKEGMTMIIVTHEIGFAREVADQVVYMDEGKIVEIGPPSEVFERPKEERTRLFLEKVL encoded by the coding sequence ATGGTGCAAATAGATGGGCTTGATAAATCATATAATGATTTTAAAGTCCTCAATAATATTTCACTGACTGTCCATAAAAGGGAAGTGGTTTGTTTAATCGGAGCGAGCGGTTCCGGAAAAAGTACGTTGCTTAGATGCATGAACTTTTTAGAAGAAAAAGACCGCGGTGATATTTGGATTGATGGAGATAAAATTGAAAAGGATACACACAATTTAAACGATATTCGGGCACAAGTAGGGATGGTCTTTCAACATTTTCATCTCTTTCCTCATTTATCGGTGTTAGAAAATATAATAGAAGCTCCCATCCATGTATTAGGAAAAAAAAAGCAGCAAGCCGTAAAAGAGGCGGAGCAGTTATTAATGAAAGTTGGTTTAATAGATAAAAAGAACTCATATCCATCCGTTTTATCTGGGGGACAAAAACAACGTGTGGCCATTGCACGGGCGCTTGCAATGAATCCGAAAATCATGTTGTTTGATGAGCCGACCTCGGCGTTAGACCCTGAACTCGTTGGTGAAGTTTTGCAAACAATGAAGCAACTCGCCAAAGAAGGGATGACGATGATCATTGTTACCCATGAAATAGGCTTTGCACGTGAGGTAGCTGATCAAGTTGTTTATATGGACGAAGGAAAAATTGTCGAGATTGGACCACCGAGCGAAGTTTTTGAACGTCCGAAAGAGGAACGAACTCGTTTGTTTCTAGAAAAAGTACTATAA